One region of Termitidicoccus mucosus genomic DNA includes:
- a CDS encoding glycyl-radical enzyme activating protein gives MIHGIVTDIQRFSLHDGPGIRTTVFLKGCLMRCEWCHNPETIDPAPQLLFYAGNCIGCGECVEACPQGNHRFAPADDGGAPAVATGGAPRVITHDFSRGSCSVCGACAGRCPASSLQVAGRRMEVADVMAELLEDRAFYREEGGVTLSGGEPMMQPEFARGILHACKREGIRTAIETTLCYPWSRIEPLLGELDLIMFDLKLADAEKHRRHTGVSNRLLWENLGRLNRCGKPLIARTPLVAGINDSEDEIVPIARALGRLDNLLYYEFLPYHPLGAGKYEALGRTAPVFQPPSGQTLRRLVHAARAQANNIKIYINGKPENYEIQHTTGSLA, from the coding sequence ATGATTCACGGGATCGTAACCGACATCCAGCGGTTTTCCCTGCACGACGGGCCGGGAATTCGGACGACCGTGTTCTTGAAGGGCTGCCTGATGCGTTGCGAATGGTGTCACAATCCCGAGACCATCGACCCGGCGCCGCAGTTGTTGTTCTACGCGGGCAACTGCATCGGCTGCGGCGAGTGTGTTGAAGCCTGCCCGCAAGGGAATCACCGGTTCGCGCCCGCGGATGACGGCGGCGCCCCGGCGGTCGCGACAGGTGGGGCGCCGCGTGTGATAACGCATGATTTCTCACGCGGATCGTGTTCCGTTTGCGGCGCGTGCGCGGGGCGTTGCCCGGCGTCCAGCCTGCAAGTGGCGGGACGCCGCATGGAGGTTGCGGACGTGATGGCGGAGCTATTGGAGGATCGCGCGTTTTATCGCGAGGAAGGTGGCGTGACGCTTTCGGGCGGGGAGCCGATGATGCAGCCGGAATTTGCGCGCGGGATTCTCCATGCCTGCAAACGCGAGGGCATCCGCACCGCGATCGAGACGACCCTTTGTTATCCTTGGTCGCGCATCGAGCCGCTGCTCGGCGAACTCGACCTGATCATGTTCGACCTGAAGCTGGCGGATGCGGAAAAACACCGCCGCCATACCGGCGTGTCGAACCGTCTGCTGTGGGAGAACCTCGGGCGGCTCAACCGGTGCGGTAAACCGCTCATCGCCCGCACGCCGCTGGTCGCGGGCATCAACGACAGCGAGGATGAAATCGTTCCCATCGCCCGCGCGCTCGGGCGGCTGGATAACCTTTTGTATTACGAATTTCTGCCCTATCACCCGCTTGGCGCGGGCAAATATGAGGCTCTCGGACGCACCGCGCCGGTGTTTCAACCGCCATCGGGCCAGACTCTGCGCCGGCTCGTCCATGCGGCCCGCGCGCAGGCGAATAATATAAAAATATATATCAATGGAAAACCGGAGAATTATGAAATACAGCACACAACTGGCTCGCTTGCGTGA
- a CDS encoding GntR family transcriptional regulator, translating to MPYNDIPWNLPRRQLLGRQTTDLLREQIARGTWTECLPPERELCATLQISRHTLRVALKQLMEEGIIKAEHGRGNLITARSRRGKKAFEASDIGLLLPGSLDRMLPIHVVWINHLRAMLAERGCRLHLFHGLKYARRDPSSALKQLVTRQKHKCWVLLLSDEPVQRWFQDNKVPCVVAGSIYKDVSLPYCDLDHRAVCRHAAGLLLGRGHRRIALLVQKSRLAGDVESEEGFAEGMRRSPHGDAEMLISNHDATAPGIANAVRRLMARKPAPTALLVVNPFHYLTATTCLTRLGLRVPEDISVVSRDGETYLSYLLPVPTRYEIDPRNFAKALLTMVLEMLESGATSKRTVQLMPACIAGESVAEARKP from the coding sequence ATGCCCTACAACGACATCCCATGGAACCTGCCCCGGCGCCAGTTGCTGGGCAGGCAGACGACCGATCTCCTGCGCGAGCAGATCGCGCGCGGCACCTGGACGGAATGCCTCCCGCCGGAGCGCGAGCTTTGCGCGACCTTGCAGATCAGCCGGCACACGCTGCGGGTGGCGTTGAAGCAGCTCATGGAGGAGGGCATCATAAAGGCGGAGCATGGCCGGGGAAACCTCATCACGGCCCGCTCACGACGGGGAAAAAAGGCATTCGAGGCGAGCGACATCGGGCTCCTGCTGCCGGGCTCGCTTGACCGGATGCTGCCGATCCATGTGGTGTGGATCAACCACCTGCGCGCCATGCTGGCGGAGCGCGGCTGCCGGCTGCATTTGTTTCACGGGTTGAAATACGCGCGGCGCGATCCGTCGTCCGCGCTGAAGCAGCTCGTGACCCGGCAGAAGCACAAATGCTGGGTGCTGCTGCTGTCGGACGAGCCGGTGCAGCGCTGGTTTCAGGACAACAAGGTGCCGTGCGTCGTGGCGGGCTCGATCTACAAGGACGTGAGCCTGCCGTATTGCGACCTCGATCACCGCGCGGTGTGCCGGCACGCGGCGGGCTTGCTGCTCGGGCGCGGGCACCGGCGCATCGCGCTGCTCGTGCAAAAGTCGCGGCTCGCCGGCGACGTGGAGAGCGAGGAGGGATTTGCCGAAGGCATGCGGCGCTCGCCGCACGGGGACGCGGAAATGCTCATCAGCAACCATGACGCCACCGCGCCGGGCATTGCCAACGCGGTGAGGCGGCTCATGGCCCGCAAGCCCGCGCCGACTGCGCTGCTCGTGGTGAACCCGTTTCACTATCTCACGGCGACCACCTGCCTCACGCGGCTGGGATTGCGCGTGCCCGAGGATATCTCGGTGGTCTCGCGCGACGGAGAAACCTACCTGTCCTACCTGTTGCCCGTGCCGACGCGTTACGAGATCGACCCGCGCAACTTCGCGAAGGCATTGCTGACCATGGTGCTCGAAATGCTGGAGAGCGGCGCGACCAGCAAGAGGACGGTGCAGCTCATGCCCGCCTGCATCGCGGGCGAATCGGTGGCGGAGGCGCGGAAACCATGA
- a CDS encoding extracellular solute-binding protein — MTRLSGITWNHTRGYTPLVACAQRFAELHPGVEISWTRRSLLEFGEMPVEWLVDRFDLLVIDHPFIGAAARSKLFLPLDERVPSGIRAEWQDESVGKSGGSYAWEDRVWAAPVDAACPVAVWRPDLLARASAEPPRDWEGMMALAAKGLVLIPGVPTDAIHHFYMLCHALGTEPCACGDGEVAPAAVMRAALEELARLYAAVPEACRTMNPIAVHEALAAVEATAAYCPFAFGYSNYSRPGYAARRLRAGLPPAWKADGGGPARPLVTTLGGTGLAVSARSAHADWAARFAGFVSSGETQGGLYWQAGGQPAHRQAWRDGAINAATDDFFAATLPALDRAWLRPRFPGYLHFQDNAAPVVHAAACGETEVSFGIERLNTLWREARAIFYQHENKT; from the coding sequence ATGACCAGGCTTTCGGGCATCACATGGAACCACACGCGCGGATACACGCCGCTGGTCGCGTGCGCGCAGCGGTTCGCCGAGTTGCATCCGGGCGTGGAGATTTCCTGGACGCGGCGCTCGCTGCTGGAGTTTGGCGAGATGCCGGTGGAATGGCTGGTCGATCGTTTCGACCTGCTGGTGATCGATCATCCTTTTATCGGCGCGGCCGCGCGCTCGAAACTCTTTCTGCCGCTGGACGAGCGTGTGCCCTCCGGGATCCGGGCGGAGTGGCAGGACGAGTCGGTCGGAAAATCGGGCGGGAGTTATGCGTGGGAAGACCGCGTGTGGGCCGCGCCGGTTGACGCGGCGTGCCCGGTCGCGGTGTGGCGTCCGGACTTGCTGGCGCGTGCGAGCGCGGAGCCGCCGCGCGATTGGGAGGGGATGATGGCGCTCGCGGCGAAAGGGCTCGTCTTGATTCCCGGCGTGCCGACCGATGCGATTCATCATTTTTATATGCTTTGCCATGCGCTCGGCACGGAGCCGTGCGCGTGCGGCGACGGGGAAGTCGCCCCGGCGGCGGTGATGCGCGCGGCGCTCGAGGAACTGGCGCGCCTGTATGCGGCGGTGCCGGAAGCCTGCCGGACGATGAATCCCATCGCGGTGCACGAGGCGCTGGCGGCGGTTGAGGCGACGGCGGCGTATTGTCCGTTTGCGTTCGGGTATTCCAACTACAGCCGCCCGGGATATGCGGCGAGGCGGTTGCGCGCCGGGCTGCCGCCGGCATGGAAGGCGGACGGGGGCGGCCCGGCGCGCCCGCTCGTGACCACCCTCGGCGGCACGGGTTTGGCGGTCTCGGCGCGCAGCGCGCATGCGGACTGGGCGGCGCGCTTTGCCGGGTTTGTTTCCAGCGGAGAAACGCAGGGCGGCCTGTATTGGCAGGCGGGCGGGCAGCCCGCGCACCGGCAGGCGTGGCGCGACGGGGCGATCAATGCGGCGACGGATGATTTTTTCGCGGCCACGCTGCCCGCGCTCGACCGCGCCTGGCTGCGCCCGAGGTTTCCCGGATACCTGCATTTCCAGGACAACGCCGCGCCGGTGGTGCATGCGGCGGCCTGCGGAGAGACTGAGGTTTCCTTCGGTATTGAACGATTGAATACATTATGGCGGGAGGCGCGCGCGATTTTTTATCAGCATGAAAACAAAACTTGA
- a CDS encoding enoyl-CoA hydratase/isomerase family protein: MNPDEIHPLLLDQRSPDGVRTITFNRPDQLNAMNRALMSALISALAAANADPATRVVVLTGAGRAFMAGADLKEYAGQTRGEFDAFQALGRQLYAVIEGNAKPVVAAINGHCFGGGFEIALASDLILAVAGAKCGLPEINLALIPGGGGTQRLAQRAGLGRALDAAMTGRVLTAEELHGWGVVSHVYAAEEFSARVADYAAALAAREPAPLQALKRIARASVPAVHPAAMAAENEALGRFFASPEGRAKIEEFMARSAGRKTGKGGAR, encoded by the coding sequence ATGAATCCAGACGAAATCCATCCGCTGCTTCTCGACCAACGCTCGCCGGACGGCGTGCGCACGATCACGTTCAACCGGCCGGACCAGCTCAACGCGATGAATCGCGCGCTGATGTCCGCGCTGATCTCGGCGCTCGCGGCGGCCAACGCCGATCCCGCGACGCGCGTGGTTGTGCTGACCGGCGCGGGCCGCGCGTTCATGGCCGGGGCCGACTTGAAGGAATACGCGGGGCAGACACGCGGGGAGTTTGACGCGTTTCAGGCGCTCGGGCGCCAGCTCTACGCGGTGATCGAGGGCAATGCGAAGCCGGTCGTCGCCGCGATCAACGGGCATTGCTTCGGCGGCGGGTTCGAGATCGCGCTGGCCTCCGACCTGATCCTCGCCGTCGCGGGCGCGAAGTGCGGCCTGCCGGAGATCAACCTCGCGCTCATTCCCGGCGGCGGCGGCACGCAGCGGCTCGCCCAGCGCGCCGGGCTCGGGCGCGCGCTCGACGCGGCGATGACCGGCCGCGTGCTGACGGCGGAGGAGCTGCACGGCTGGGGCGTGGTCAGCCATGTTTACGCGGCGGAGGAATTTTCCGCGCGGGTGGCGGACTACGCGGCGGCGCTGGCGGCGCGCGAGCCCGCGCCGTTGCAGGCGTTGAAACGCATCGCGCGCGCATCCGTGCCGGCGGTGCATCCGGCCGCGATGGCGGCGGAGAACGAGGCGCTCGGGCGCTTTTTCGCCTCGCCGGAGGGACGGGCGAAAATCGAGGAATTCATGGCGAGAAGCGCGGGGCGAAAAACGGGGAAGGGCGGCGCGCGATGA
- a CDS encoding SMP-30/gluconolactonase/LRE family protein, producing the protein MNPRPAAPLLPVSAAARFYDGRLARVRLNHPEGVAVDARDGALWCGGEHGELYRIGADGRSCEQRAGTGGYALGLCQARDGRLFLCDWARESVMIFDGDGRPSGELKGRDGDERLRLPNFPLLSRDERFLYVSDTRADGPGIWRFDLEDGRAELWMREACRGANGLALSPGGTEIFLVESRRPGVSRVPILPDGSAGRKEPFISFSGDEPDGLAFDDAGRLYIAIWHPSRIYRWSDAAGLELVIEDAAQDVLHHPTNIAFRGAGELFAANLGGWHLTRIDLSALST; encoded by the coding sequence ATGAACCCCCGCCCCGCCGCTCCGCTGCTTCCGGTTTCCGCCGCCGCCCGTTTTTATGACGGACGGCTGGCGCGGGTGCGGCTGAATCATCCCGAGGGCGTGGCGGTCGATGCGCGCGACGGCGCGTTGTGGTGCGGCGGCGAGCACGGCGAGCTTTATCGCATTGGCGCGGACGGGCGCAGTTGCGAACAGCGCGCGGGCACGGGCGGTTACGCGCTGGGGCTGTGTCAGGCGCGCGATGGGCGCTTGTTTCTTTGCGATTGGGCGCGGGAGAGCGTGATGATTTTTGACGGCGACGGGCGGCCGTCCGGCGAGTTGAAAGGCCGCGACGGGGACGAGCGATTGCGTTTGCCGAACTTCCCGCTGCTGTCGCGCGACGAACGTTTTTTATATGTATCCGACACGCGCGCGGACGGACCGGGCATCTGGCGTTTCGACCTGGAGGACGGGCGCGCGGAATTATGGATGCGCGAGGCGTGCCGCGGCGCCAACGGGCTCGCGCTCTCGCCCGGCGGGACGGAGATTTTTCTGGTGGAAAGCCGGCGGCCCGGCGTGTCGCGCGTGCCGATCCTGCCCGACGGCTCGGCGGGAAGGAAGGAGCCGTTCATATCATTTTCCGGGGACGAGCCCGACGGCCTCGCGTTCGATGACGCGGGCCGGTTGTATATAGCCATCTGGCACCCGTCGCGCATATATAGATGGAGCGACGCGGCCGGGCTGGAGCTGGTGATCGAGGATGCGGCGCAGGACGTGTTGCACCATCCCACCAACATCGCCTTTCGCGGCGCAGGCGAACTGTTCGCGGCGAACCTTGGCGGCTGGCATCTGACCCGCATCGACTTGTCCGCGCTTTCGACATGA